One genomic region from Ornithinimicrobium flavum encodes:
- a CDS encoding helix-turn-helix domain-containing protein, which yields MVDDTRRNIAAQVEMYGEPLARVFGRLVEQLGMTQAALARTLGMSPAMLSHLSSGTRVKIGNPAVQRRLDEVRTLAEQMDRGEVPRDEVQPRLDGIRDSTGSWTATRHDMPAQDATDRDATEAATVRALLRLTGPVPQLRAAVALLEPEHPQLADLVRTYGIRSLDDATEHLRRHRDRLHPEA from the coding sequence GTGGTCGACGACACGCGGCGCAACATCGCCGCACAGGTCGAGATGTATGGCGAGCCGCTGGCTCGGGTCTTCGGCCGGCTCGTGGAGCAGCTCGGGATGACGCAGGCCGCGCTGGCCCGGACGCTCGGCATGTCTCCAGCCATGCTCAGTCACCTCAGCTCAGGCACCCGGGTGAAGATCGGTAACCCGGCCGTGCAGCGTCGCCTCGACGAGGTCCGGACGCTCGCGGAGCAGATGGACAGGGGAGAGGTGCCCCGGGACGAGGTCCAGCCGCGGCTGGACGGGATCCGTGACTCGACGGGCTCCTGGACGGCTACCCGCCATGACATGCCCGCCCAGGACGCGACCGACCGCGACGCCACTGAGGCGGCGACGGTCAGGGCACTGCTCCGCCTGACGGGGCCGGTCCCACAACTTCGGGCCGCCGTCGCGCTGCTCGAGCCGGAGCACCCGCAGCTGGCCGACCTGGTGCGCACCTACGGCATCAGGTCCCTGGACGACGCCACCGAGCACCTCCGACGCCACCGCGATCGGCTTCACCCGGAAGCGTGA